One Mycolicibacterium goodii genomic region harbors:
- a CDS encoding class I adenylate-forming enzyme family protein, translating to MSISLLLEMASSGDPDRIALVSDDIRLTTGELSTLADGAAGVLAGSGAAHVAYVGTGGALLPVLLFASARAAIPFTPLNYRLSAEGLRELVDRLPEPLVVADSEYADAIAGAGKQVVTSEKFLAKARVADPVSEFADPDGVAVVLFTSGTTSRPKAVELTHNNLTTYITGTVEFDSAAPEDAALICVPPYHIAGVSAAMSNLYAGRKMVYLRNFDAHRWVELVRTEGVTSATVVPTMLDRIVTELETTDADLPTLRNLAYGGSKVALPLVRKALELMPGVGFVNAYGLTETSSTIAVLGPDDHRAALASDDPAVTRRLGSVGQVVPGVEVQIRAEDGTVLGPGETGELFVRGDQVSGRYTGIGSVLDADGWFPTKDVAALDEDGYLFIGGRSDDTIIRGGENIAPAEIEDVLVEHPDVRDVAVVGPEDPQWGQIIVAVVVPADGAEPDADELREHVRKHLRGSRTPDRVVFRAELPTNATGKVLRRQLVDELQPIS from the coding sequence ATGAGCATATCGTTGCTGCTCGAGATGGCATCGTCGGGTGATCCCGACCGTATCGCGCTGGTATCGGACGACATTCGGCTCACCACGGGTGAGTTGAGCACACTGGCCGACGGCGCCGCAGGCGTGCTCGCCGGTTCGGGTGCGGCACATGTCGCCTATGTGGGCACCGGCGGCGCACTGCTGCCGGTGCTGCTGTTCGCCTCGGCACGCGCGGCGATACCGTTCACGCCCCTGAACTACCGCCTGAGCGCCGAGGGTCTGCGTGAACTGGTCGACCGACTGCCCGAACCGCTCGTGGTCGCCGACAGCGAGTACGCCGACGCGATCGCCGGGGCGGGCAAGCAGGTCGTCACCTCCGAAAAGTTCCTCGCGAAAGCCCGTGTCGCCGATCCCGTGTCGGAGTTCGCCGACCCCGACGGCGTCGCGGTGGTGCTGTTCACCTCGGGGACGACATCGCGCCCGAAAGCCGTCGAACTCACCCACAACAACCTCACGACCTACATCACCGGAACTGTCGAATTCGATTCCGCCGCACCCGAGGACGCCGCGCTGATCTGCGTGCCGCCGTACCACATCGCCGGTGTGAGCGCGGCGATGTCGAATCTGTACGCCGGGCGCAAGATGGTGTACCTACGTAACTTCGACGCACACCGCTGGGTCGAGCTGGTACGCACCGAGGGAGTGACCTCGGCGACCGTGGTGCCGACGATGCTCGACCGCATCGTCACCGAACTGGAGACGACGGACGCCGATCTGCCGACACTGCGCAACCTCGCCTACGGTGGGTCCAAGGTGGCCCTGCCGCTGGTGCGTAAGGCCCTGGAGTTGATGCCAGGCGTCGGCTTCGTCAACGCCTACGGTCTCACCGAAACCAGTTCCACCATCGCGGTTCTCGGGCCCGACGACCACCGCGCCGCACTGGCGTCCGACGACCCCGCGGTGACCCGCCGCCTCGGATCGGTGGGACAGGTGGTACCCGGTGTCGAGGTGCAGATCCGCGCCGAGGACGGCACGGTGCTCGGACCGGGCGAGACCGGTGAACTGTTCGTCCGCGGCGATCAGGTGTCCGGCCGCTACACCGGGATCGGCTCGGTGCTCGACGCGGACGGCTGGTTTCCCACCAAAGACGTTGCCGCCCTTGACGAGGACGGTTACCTGTTCATCGGCGGCCGATCGGACGACACCATCATCCGCGGCGGCGAGAACATCGCACCCGCGGAGATCGAAGACGTTCTCGTGGAGCACCCCGACGTCCGCGACGTCGCGGTGGTCGGTCCGGAGGATCCGCAGTGGGGCCAGATCATCGTCGCGGTCGTGGTTCCCGCCGACGGCGCCGAACCCGACGCCGACGAGCTCCGCGAACACGTGCGCAAACATCTGCGCGGATCCCGCACCCCGGACCGCGTGGTCTTCCGTGCGGAACTGCCCACCAACGCCACCGGCAAGGTACTGCGCCGTCAACTCGTCGACGAGCTCCAGCCCATCTCGTAG
- a CDS encoding SDR family oxidoreductase yields the protein MSTQQESFADLTMVVSGGSRGIGLAIALGAAKRGANVVLLAKTAEPHPKLPGTVHTAVADVEAAGGKGVAVVGDVRKEEDVARAIDTAVERFGGVDIVVNNASAIATEPTESLAVKKFDLMMDINVRGTFLLTKTALPHLAKSAEAGRRAHVLTLAPPLNLNPYWLGAHPSYTLSKYGMTLLSQGWAAEYADAKIGFSCLWPETYIATAAVANGAGGQELLKSSRGPEIMADAAVEILSRPAGEVNGKTFLDSEVLTTAGVSDLSGYGGGDSPIIDIFIDAPGQGL from the coding sequence ATGTCCACCCAGCAGGAGTCTTTCGCCGACCTCACGATGGTCGTATCCGGCGGCAGCCGCGGGATCGGTCTGGCAATCGCGTTGGGGGCCGCGAAGCGCGGCGCGAACGTGGTGCTGCTGGCCAAGACCGCAGAACCGCACCCGAAGCTGCCAGGCACCGTCCACACCGCGGTCGCCGATGTCGAGGCCGCGGGCGGCAAGGGAGTCGCGGTGGTCGGCGACGTCCGCAAGGAGGAGGACGTGGCGCGCGCCATCGACACCGCGGTGGAACGCTTCGGCGGTGTCGACATCGTGGTCAACAACGCCAGCGCGATCGCGACCGAACCGACCGAATCGCTGGCGGTCAAGAAGTTCGACCTGATGATGGACATCAACGTGCGCGGTACGTTCCTGCTGACCAAGACTGCGCTGCCGCACCTGGCCAAGTCCGCAGAGGCCGGCCGTCGCGCGCATGTGCTCACCCTGGCCCCGCCGCTGAACCTCAACCCGTACTGGCTCGGCGCGCACCCCTCCTACACGCTGTCGAAGTACGGGATGACGCTGCTTTCGCAGGGCTGGGCCGCCGAATATGCCGACGCGAAGATAGGTTTCAGCTGTCTGTGGCCCGAGACGTACATCGCGACCGCGGCCGTGGCCAACGGTGCGGGCGGCCAGGAGCTGTTGAAGTCCTCCCGCGGACCCGAGATCATGGCCGACGCGGCCGTCGAGATTCTGTCGCGACCGGCGGGTGAGGTCAACGGTAAGACGTTCCTCGACTCCGAGGTGCTCACCACCGCAGGCGTGAGCGACCTTTCTGGTTATGGTGGCGGGGACAGTCCGATCATCGACATCTTCATCGACGCACCGGGGCAGGGCTTATGA
- a CDS encoding methylmalonyl-CoA mutase family protein, translating to MSEQAQPRVETPAGIPLAPVYGPQDRKGEPPPPGIYPFTRGNFASGYRGKTWTFRQYSGFGTAEESNRRYRYLLDQGGTGLSVALDLPTQCGYDSDDEEYGEEVGRVGVAVDTLADAEILFDGIPLDRISTSFTINGTAAILLAFYVAAAEKKGVPREKLTGTIQNDILKEYASRGTWIWPPEPSLRLIADTIEFCAAEVPRFNAISVAGAHFRDAGANAVQEMAFTLADGVTYCDTVVERGRMTIDKFAPQISFFFYTHGDFFEEIAKYRAGRRRWATIVRERYGATTDKASMFRFGCVSGGASLYAPQAQNNLVRVAYEALASVLGGVQSMFTAAWDEPFALPSEESATLALRTQQILAYETGVTKVADPLGGSYFVEALTDATEEKIIEIMSDLEAHGGMVQCIEDGYLQGLIADEAFKIHQDVETGHRVVVGVNKFVVDEPPPEIATYELDAEGRDLQLKRLSKVKAERDSGQVKATLAALSAAAEGDDNLMHKLIDCANAYCTVGEMVSALKAVWGEFRQPVVF from the coding sequence ATGAGTGAGCAAGCCCAACCTCGGGTGGAGACACCCGCGGGTATCCCGCTGGCACCGGTGTACGGACCCCAGGACCGCAAGGGCGAACCACCGCCACCGGGGATCTATCCGTTCACGCGCGGAAACTTCGCGTCCGGGTACCGCGGAAAGACATGGACATTCCGGCAGTACTCCGGCTTCGGTACCGCGGAGGAATCCAACCGTCGGTACCGCTACCTGCTCGATCAGGGCGGCACCGGTTTGTCGGTGGCTCTCGACCTGCCCACGCAGTGCGGGTACGACTCCGACGACGAGGAGTACGGCGAGGAGGTCGGCCGCGTCGGCGTCGCCGTCGACACCCTCGCCGACGCCGAGATCCTGTTCGACGGGATCCCGCTCGACCGGATCAGCACGAGCTTCACGATCAACGGCACCGCGGCGATCCTGCTGGCGTTCTACGTCGCGGCCGCCGAGAAGAAGGGCGTACCGCGCGAGAAGCTCACCGGCACCATCCAGAACGACATCCTCAAGGAGTACGCCTCGCGCGGCACGTGGATCTGGCCGCCGGAACCGTCGCTGCGCCTGATCGCGGACACCATCGAGTTCTGCGCCGCCGAGGTGCCGCGTTTCAACGCGATTTCGGTGGCTGGGGCGCATTTCCGCGATGCCGGCGCCAACGCCGTCCAGGAGATGGCCTTCACGCTGGCCGACGGTGTGACCTACTGCGACACCGTCGTCGAACGCGGGCGCATGACCATCGACAAGTTCGCCCCGCAGATCTCGTTCTTCTTCTACACGCACGGCGACTTCTTCGAGGAGATCGCCAAGTACCGCGCCGGCCGGCGGCGCTGGGCCACGATCGTGCGGGAGCGCTACGGCGCCACCACCGACAAGGCCTCGATGTTCCGGTTCGGTTGTGTGTCGGGCGGCGCGTCGCTGTACGCCCCGCAGGCGCAGAACAACCTGGTGCGCGTCGCCTACGAGGCGCTGGCGTCGGTGCTCGGTGGCGTGCAGTCGATGTTCACCGCGGCCTGGGACGAACCGTTCGCACTGCCCAGTGAGGAATCGGCGACGCTGGCGCTGCGCACGCAGCAGATCCTGGCCTACGAAACCGGTGTCACCAAGGTGGCCGATCCGCTGGGCGGGTCGTACTTCGTCGAGGCGCTCACGGACGCCACCGAGGAGAAGATCATCGAGATCATGAGCGATCTCGAAGCTCATGGCGGCATGGTGCAGTGCATCGAGGACGGCTACCTGCAGGGGCTCATCGCCGACGAGGCCTTCAAGATCCACCAGGACGTCGAAACGGGGCATCGGGTTGTCGTGGGCGTCAACAAGTTCGTCGTCGACGAGCCGCCACCGGAGATCGCGACCTACGAACTCGACGCCGAAGGCCGCGACCTGCAACTCAAGCGGTTGTCGAAGGTCAAGGCCGAACGGGATTCCGGGCAGGTGAAGGCCACGTTGGCGGCGCTGTCCGCCGCCGCCGAGGGAGATGACAATTTGATGCACAAGCTGATCGACTGCGCGAACGCCTACTGCACGGTGGGTGAGATGGTGTCGGCGCTCAAGGCGGTGTGGGGCGAGTTCCGGCAACCGGTGGTGTTCTAG
- a CDS encoding cobalamin B12-binding domain-containing protein → MATRVLVAKPGLDGHDRGAKIVARTLRDAGFEVIYTGIRQRIEDIVSIALQEDVGLVGLSILSGAHVALTARTVEALRDADAGDIAVVVGGTIPQGDVQKLLDVGAAAVFPTGTPLDTLVTEVRALTEKVGR, encoded by the coding sequence GTGGCTACTCGGGTGCTGGTCGCCAAGCCGGGGTTGGACGGCCACGACCGCGGTGCCAAGATCGTCGCGCGTACGTTGCGGGACGCCGGTTTCGAGGTCATCTACACCGGCATCCGGCAGCGCATCGAGGACATCGTGTCGATCGCGTTGCAGGAAGATGTTGGGCTGGTGGGACTTTCGATTCTGTCCGGGGCCCATGTGGCGTTGACCGCGCGCACTGTCGAGGCGCTGCGGGATGCCGATGCCGGTGACATCGCCGTCGTCGTCGGCGGCACCATCCCGCAGGGCGACGTACAGAAACTGCTCGACGTCGGAGCTGCCGCGGTGTTCCCGACGGGCACGCCGCTGGACACGCTGGTGACCGAGGTGCGGGCACTCACGGAGAAGGTGGGCAGATGA
- a CDS encoding LLM class F420-dependent oxidoreductase gives MRLGVMIGAERGDMARKVDKLAADIQWAEAAGLDSAWMPQVPDDFDSLSMVALMAAHTSTIELGTAVVPLQAQHPIALARQALSVHAISEGRLALGVGPSHHWIIRDMLGLPYDKPAAYTRDYLEVLGVALSGPGPVDVENDTFTVHNPTVLAAETPLPVLIAALGPVMLQIAGELADGTVLWMADERAIGDHIAPRITKAAENAGRPAPRIVAGIPVCLCANSEIEAAKERANRILAEAETSPNYQRLLERGDARNVGDLCAAGDEDAILARFKKFADAGVTDLSVRLLPIGDNRDELIASKYRTREVIAELAKAVR, from the coding sequence ATGAGACTGGGCGTGATGATCGGGGCCGAGCGCGGCGACATGGCGCGCAAGGTCGACAAGCTCGCGGCAGACATCCAGTGGGCGGAGGCCGCTGGTCTGGACAGCGCGTGGATGCCGCAGGTGCCCGACGACTTCGACTCCCTCAGCATGGTCGCACTGATGGCCGCGCACACTTCGACGATCGAACTCGGTACGGCGGTCGTGCCGCTGCAGGCTCAGCATCCGATTGCCCTTGCCCGCCAGGCACTCTCGGTCCACGCGATCTCGGAAGGCCGGCTGGCGCTCGGGGTGGGCCCGTCACACCACTGGATCATCCGCGACATGCTGGGCCTGCCGTACGACAAGCCCGCCGCCTACACGCGCGACTATCTCGAGGTGCTAGGCGTCGCGTTGTCCGGGCCGGGTCCCGTCGACGTCGAGAACGACACGTTCACGGTGCACAATCCCACCGTGCTGGCCGCCGAGACGCCGCTGCCGGTGCTGATCGCCGCACTCGGTCCGGTGATGCTGCAGATCGCCGGCGAACTGGCCGACGGCACGGTGCTGTGGATGGCCGATGAACGCGCCATCGGTGACCACATCGCACCGCGCATCACCAAGGCCGCGGAGAACGCCGGCCGGCCCGCACCGCGGATCGTGGCCGGAATTCCGGTGTGCTTGTGCGCGAATTCGGAGATCGAGGCCGCCAAGGAGCGCGCGAACCGGATCCTGGCGGAGGCCGAGACGTCGCCCAACTATCAGCGGCTGCTCGAACGCGGCGACGCGCGCAATGTCGGTGATCTGTGCGCGGCCGGCGACGAGGATGCCATCTTGGCCCGCTTCAAGAAGTTCGCCGATGCCGGCGTGACGGATCTGTCGGTGCGCCTGCTGCCGATCGGCGACAACCGTGACGAGTTGATCGCGTCGAAGTACCGGACACGTGAGGTGATCGCCGAGCTCGCGAAGGCGGTGCGATGA
- a CDS encoding CaiB/BaiF CoA transferase family protein translates to MSACAPLAGIRVIEVGVMLAGPYATMMLADLGAEVIKVEPPGGEISRQVGDSYFASLNRGKRSLCLDLASPEGKARLAELVADSHALLVNMKPSVIRRLGLTYEALREFNPKIVCVAMTGFGLDGGDDPAFDYVIQAATGVAAMTGDPHGPPTLPGYSSADNSTGLTAALGLLAMIVSGRGGQVDVSLRDVMLSQLNYRASAYLNDGTEPRRYPNGAHSYYVPAQLFPTADGHLALFITHDGFWRSFAGEAGIDGFATMAERAARRDEVLQVVTATLATDSAASWEARLKPLGIPVAAVRTLPEALSATPEAIVTAGDFRLVGSSIRVSGYEPDYRPPPAFDEFAQRSPAAQPQSSS, encoded by the coding sequence ATGAGCGCTTGCGCCCCGTTGGCCGGTATCCGCGTCATCGAGGTCGGCGTGATGCTTGCGGGCCCGTACGCCACGATGATGCTCGCGGATCTCGGCGCGGAGGTGATCAAGGTCGAACCGCCGGGCGGGGAGATTTCACGGCAGGTGGGGGACAGCTATTTCGCGAGCCTCAACCGGGGCAAGCGCAGCCTGTGCCTGGACCTGGCGTCACCCGAGGGCAAGGCGAGACTCGCTGAACTGGTGGCGGATTCGCACGCGCTGCTGGTGAACATGAAGCCTTCGGTGATCCGCCGCCTCGGCCTGACCTATGAGGCGTTGAGAGAGTTCAATCCGAAGATCGTGTGTGTCGCCATGACGGGGTTCGGGCTCGACGGCGGCGACGATCCGGCGTTCGACTACGTGATCCAGGCTGCGACCGGGGTGGCGGCGATGACCGGTGATCCACATGGTCCGCCGACGCTGCCGGGCTACTCGTCGGCGGACAACTCCACCGGGCTCACTGCGGCGCTGGGTCTGCTGGCGATGATCGTGTCCGGCCGCGGGGGCCAGGTGGACGTGTCGCTGCGCGATGTCATGCTGTCGCAGCTGAACTACCGTGCGTCGGCGTACCTCAACGACGGTACCGAACCGCGCCGCTACCCGAACGGTGCGCACTCGTATTACGTTCCTGCCCAATTGTTTCCGACGGCCGACGGACATCTCGCGCTGTTCATCACGCACGACGGGTTCTGGAGGTCGTTCGCCGGCGAGGCGGGTATCGACGGGTTCGCGACCATGGCGGAACGCGCGGCCCGGCGTGACGAGGTACTGCAGGTGGTCACCGCGACGCTTGCGACCGATTCGGCCGCAAGCTGGGAGGCGCGGCTCAAACCGCTGGGTATCCCGGTCGCGGCGGTGCGCACGCTGCCGGAGGCGCTTTCCGCCACACCAGAGGCGATCGTCACCGCCGGTGACTTCCGCCTGGTGGGGAGTTCGATCCGGGTATCCGGGTACGAGCCCGACTACCGGCCGCCACCGGCGTTCGACGAGTTCGCCCAGCGGTCTCCGGCGGCGCAGCCTCAGTCTTCGTCGTAG
- a CDS encoding 2Fe-2S iron-sulfur cluster-binding protein gives MTAEPLPNGEPGGKVTILFERAQVSVPRRPNETLLESARRAGMTPPFSCEAGNCGTCMAKLLEGTATMRVNDALDDDEVAEGYVLTCQAVPDCDTVTVSYDED, from the coding sequence ATGACGGCAGAACCACTACCCAACGGAGAGCCCGGAGGGAAGGTGACCATCCTGTTCGAGCGTGCGCAGGTCTCGGTCCCACGCAGGCCGAATGAGACGCTGCTGGAGAGCGCACGACGAGCCGGCATGACACCTCCGTTCTCGTGCGAGGCGGGAAACTGCGGCACGTGCATGGCCAAACTCCTCGAAGGAACGGCCACGATGCGCGTCAACGACGCTCTCGACGACGACGAGGTCGCCGAAGGTTACGTGCTGACGTGCCAGGCGGTCCCGGACTGCGACACCGTGACGGTCTCCTACGACGAAGACTGA
- a CDS encoding class I adenylate-forming enzyme family protein: MADAAVLAFGDREYTLAELDSLTGGMATALARRGVGPGERVAMMSSNRPEFVVALRAIWHLGAAAVLISPAWKSAEIAHALKLTRPTHAVGDHPLLAEHLPMLRLDEPITPGEHRGHTDMVTPDADALFVFSSGTTGMPKAVCHSHAGFAAAIEHWRDALGLTAADRMQIMTPPSHILGLLNIAMVLDTGAWMRLHPRFDVDTMLRHIESDRITIEMAVAPIALALAAHPELERFDMSSLRYVMWCATPVTRSVAEDITARTGIRWLTAYGTTELPVIACNPPEDTRIETVGKPVCGVRVRIADTGEIEVCSPSVMRGYLPESATAGAFSDGSGHGWYRTGDIGFLDDDGYLHITDRAKEMIKVRGFQVAPAEVEAVLHAHPAVADCAVFGAPDAADGEAVVAAVATCAEVSADELIDLVCSRLASYKRPRRIEFVTEIPRLPSGKVLRRVLKERHGRPSDG; encoded by the coding sequence ATGGCTGACGCTGCCGTGCTCGCGTTCGGTGACCGCGAATACACTCTTGCCGAACTCGACTCGCTCACCGGCGGCATGGCCACGGCGTTGGCTCGCCGCGGCGTCGGCCCGGGCGAGCGGGTCGCGATGATGTCGTCGAACCGTCCCGAGTTCGTGGTGGCGCTGCGCGCGATCTGGCATCTCGGAGCCGCGGCGGTCCTGATCAGCCCGGCCTGGAAATCCGCCGAGATCGCCCACGCCCTGAAGCTCACGCGGCCGACCCACGCGGTAGGGGATCATCCGCTGCTCGCCGAACACCTGCCGATGCTGCGCCTCGACGAGCCGATCACGCCCGGTGAACATCGCGGCCACACCGACATGGTCACCCCGGATGCCGATGCGTTGTTCGTGTTCAGCTCCGGCACCACCGGCATGCCGAAAGCCGTGTGCCACAGCCATGCCGGGTTCGCGGCCGCCATCGAACACTGGCGCGACGCGCTCGGGCTGACCGCGGCAGACCGTATGCAGATCATGACCCCGCCGTCGCACATCCTCGGCCTGCTCAACATCGCGATGGTGCTCGACACCGGCGCCTGGATGCGGCTGCATCCCCGGTTCGACGTCGACACCATGTTGCGCCATATCGAATCCGACCGCATCACGATCGAGATGGCCGTGGCGCCGATCGCTCTGGCACTGGCCGCGCATCCGGAGCTCGAGCGGTTCGACATGTCGTCCCTGCGGTACGTGATGTGGTGCGCGACGCCGGTCACGCGCAGCGTCGCCGAGGACATCACCGCGCGCACCGGCATCCGGTGGCTCACCGCGTACGGCACCACCGAACTACCGGTCATCGCGTGCAATCCACCGGAGGACACCAGGATCGAGACCGTCGGCAAACCGGTGTGCGGCGTGCGGGTGCGCATCGCGGATACCGGTGAGATCGAGGTGTGTTCCCCCTCGGTCATGCGCGGCTATCTGCCCGAGAGCGCCACCGCGGGCGCGTTCAGTGACGGTTCCGGCCACGGGTGGTACCGCACCGGCGACATCGGATTCCTCGACGATGACGGATATCTGCACATCACCGACCGCGCCAAGGAGATGATCAAGGTGCGCGGTTTCCAGGTCGCGCCGGCCGAGGTCGAGGCCGTGTTGCACGCGCATCCCGCCGTGGCCGACTGCGCGGTTTTCGGTGCACCGGACGCGGCCGACGGGGAAGCCGTCGTCGCGGCCGTGGCCACATGTGCCGAGGTGTCCGCCGACGAGCTCATCGACCTGGTCTGCTCGCGGCTCGCGTCGTACAAGCGGCCGCGCCGCATCGAATTCGTAACCGAGATACCCCGCTTGCCTTCCGGGAAGGTATTGCGACGAGTGCTGAAGGAGCGGCATGGACGTCCGTCTGACGGCTGA
- a CDS encoding acyl-CoA dehydrogenase family protein — MDVRLTAEQQQLREAAAKLADDLGPGSVQELSDENRVSRLESTVAATEWRTLRSDGASGVEVAIVAEELARGLVDVPYLGPILADDLGQRLGRAVALPETAAAGVDLTNIAVGVAESPAELDELSCDDAARWHALALAATGADLVGAARGAHALAVDYAKVREQYGSTIGSYQAVAHMLAEGLALIEGSVSVLRHAAWGVDELEPREAVRAGRIAKIYCARAARTVCETAIQVHGGIGNTWECLAHVYLRRVLTSTELWPVKLEDLEGSDLGFS; from the coding sequence ATGGACGTCCGTCTGACGGCTGAACAGCAGCAGCTGCGAGAGGCTGCTGCGAAACTGGCCGACGACCTCGGACCTGGCTCGGTCCAGGAACTCTCCGACGAGAACAGGGTCTCGCGGTTGGAGAGCACCGTGGCCGCCACCGAGTGGCGCACACTGCGATCCGACGGCGCGTCCGGGGTGGAGGTGGCGATCGTCGCCGAGGAGTTAGCTCGTGGGCTCGTCGACGTGCCGTACCTCGGGCCGATCCTCGCCGATGACCTGGGACAGCGCCTCGGCCGTGCGGTCGCGCTGCCCGAGACGGCGGCCGCAGGCGTCGACCTCACCAACATCGCCGTGGGTGTCGCCGAGTCACCCGCCGAACTCGACGAGCTCTCCTGCGACGACGCGGCGCGCTGGCATGCTTTGGCGCTCGCCGCCACCGGCGCAGATCTGGTCGGTGCGGCGCGCGGCGCTCATGCTCTTGCCGTCGACTACGCGAAGGTGCGCGAGCAGTACGGCTCGACGATCGGCTCCTATCAGGCTGTCGCGCACATGCTGGCCGAAGGGCTCGCGCTCATCGAGGGTTCGGTCAGCGTGCTGCGCCACGCCGCGTGGGGCGTCGACGAACTCGAACCACGAGAGGCCGTCCGGGCGGGTCGCATCGCCAAGATCTACTGCGCCCGTGCGGCACGCACGGTGTGCGAGACCGCGATCCAGGTGCACGGCGGCATCGGAAACACCTGGGAATGCCTGGCTCACGTGTACCTGCGGCGCGTGCTGACCTCGACTGAACTGTGGCCCGTGAAACTGGAGGACTTGGAGGGTTCAGATCTTGGATTTTCGTGA
- a CDS encoding acyl-CoA dehydrogenase family protein produces the protein MDFRDSPEEAAFRARLRSWLAENAASFKASGDDYWARQGEWHRALYGAGFFGTSWPREFGGQELPPVYDVIVDEELARAGAPPRPSLGYLVVGLGHHGSKELQQRFLPGMINGTERWCQGFSEPGAGSDLASLTTTATRDGDIYLINGHKIWTSYSDVADWCLLLARTDKDVPRHKGISAFIVSMHQDGIEQRPLKMINGVTTEFGQVTFDNAVVPASQMVGAPGEGWALAMTVVSHEREPSTLGYSARYGKLVREMASRVEGRAPEELAWAAVQSEMLRLHVRRRLSEQLDGLKHGPQGSLDKLLMTWVEQSVGHAALAVSGTSDPELLSAYLYSRAQSVMGGTSQIQKNIIASRILGLGV, from the coding sequence TTGGATTTTCGTGATTCACCCGAGGAAGCGGCCTTCCGTGCCCGGTTACGGTCCTGGTTGGCCGAGAATGCCGCGTCGTTCAAGGCGTCCGGCGACGACTACTGGGCGCGCCAGGGGGAGTGGCACCGGGCCCTGTACGGGGCAGGGTTTTTCGGGACCTCGTGGCCCAGGGAGTTCGGCGGACAGGAATTGCCTCCCGTCTACGACGTGATCGTCGACGAGGAACTCGCGCGCGCCGGCGCGCCGCCGCGACCCAGCCTCGGCTATCTCGTCGTCGGGCTCGGCCATCACGGCAGCAAGGAACTGCAGCAGCGGTTTCTGCCAGGCATGATCAACGGCACCGAGCGGTGGTGCCAGGGCTTCTCGGAACCGGGTGCCGGGTCCGACCTGGCGTCCCTGACCACCACGGCCACCCGTGACGGTGACATCTACCTCATCAACGGTCACAAGATCTGGACCAGCTACTCCGATGTGGCCGACTGGTGCCTGTTGCTGGCGCGCACCGACAAGGATGTGCCACGCCACAAAGGCATCTCGGCATTCATCGTGTCGATGCACCAGGACGGCATCGAGCAACGTCCACTCAAGATGATCAACGGTGTCACCACCGAATTCGGCCAGGTGACCTTCGACAACGCGGTGGTGCCCGCGTCGCAGATGGTCGGCGCACCGGGCGAGGGTTGGGCCTTGGCGATGACCGTCGTCAGCCACGAACGCGAACCCTCCACGCTGGGGTACTCGGCGCGGTACGGAAAATTGGTGCGCGAGATGGCATCTCGCGTCGAGGGACGCGCACCCGAGGAGCTGGCCTGGGCCGCGGTACAGTCCGAGATGCTGCGGCTGCATGTGCGTCGCAGGCTCTCCGAGCAGCTCGACGGTCTCAAACACGGGCCGCAGGGCTCACTCGACAAACTGCTCATGACGTGGGTCGAACAGTCGGTCGGGCATGCCGCGCTCGCGGTCAGCGGGACGTCGGATCCCGAACTGCTCAGTGCCTACCTGTACAGCCGCGCCCAGAGCGTCATGGGTGGCACGTCGCAGATCCAGAAGAACATCATCGCTTCACGCATCCTCGGGTTGGGGGTTTGA